From the genome of Streptomyces sp. NBC_00659, one region includes:
- the rplJ gene encoding 50S ribosomal protein L10: protein MARPDKAAAVAELADQFRSSNAAVLTEYRGLTVAQLKTLRRSLGEDAQYAVVKNTLTKIAANEAGISTLDDLFNGPTAVAFITGDPVTSAKGLRDFAKDNPNLVIKGGVLDGKALSADEIKKLADLESREVLLAKLAGAFKGKQTQTARLFQALPSKFVRTAEALRVKQAEQGGAE, encoded by the coding sequence ATGGCAAGGCCCGACAAGGCTGCCGCGGTAGCCGAGCTCGCGGACCAGTTCCGCAGCTCGAACGCCGCCGTGCTGACCGAGTACCGGGGTCTCACCGTGGCGCAGCTCAAGACGCTGCGCCGTTCGCTCGGTGAAGACGCCCAGTACGCCGTGGTGAAGAACACGCTGACCAAGATTGCGGCCAACGAGGCCGGGATCTCTACGCTCGACGACCTGTTCAACGGTCCGACGGCGGTCGCCTTCATCACCGGTGACCCGGTGACGTCGGCGAAGGGTCTTCGTGACTTCGCCAAGGACAACCCGAACCTCGTCATCAAGGGCGGTGTCCTTGACGGCAAGGCGCTGTCCGCCGACGAGATCAAGAAGCTTGCGGACCTCGAGTCCCGCGAGGTTCTGCTCGCCAAGCTGGCGGGTGCCTTCAAGGGCAAGCAGACGCAGACTGCTCGTCTCTTCCAGGCGCTCCCCTCGAAGTTCGTCCGCACCGCGGAGGCGCTTCGTGTCAAGCAGGCCGAGCAGGGCGGTGCCGAGTAA
- a CDS encoding DUF1396 domain-containing protein, translating into MNDSVRRRATGAALAALVLGGGAVGCSKGAAEESPALTPAAAVAKAAKKTDDITSLRYRMTGKVPEEGRVSGEAAMSMKPLAMSMKMTAEDQAADGPVEIRLVGKAMYIGGGAKAAKEMDGKSWIKFDMSALGADKELNASQLGGGQADKNPATESTFLTGSKDVKKVGTETVDGVKTTHYKGSITLDEYRKSLKSEDKATREKREKALDQYAKMGVDAITMDMWIDGDDHTKQFRMRGTADKGPLDMTITFLDYNKPVTVTAPPAKDTVDLAEMMKDAQQG; encoded by the coding sequence GTGAACGACTCGGTACGGCGCCGGGCGACCGGAGCGGCACTCGCGGCTCTGGTCCTCGGCGGGGGCGCCGTGGGCTGTTCGAAGGGTGCGGCGGAGGAGTCGCCCGCCCTCACGCCCGCCGCGGCCGTGGCGAAGGCGGCGAAGAAGACCGACGACATCACCTCGCTCCGCTACCGGATGACCGGCAAGGTCCCGGAGGAGGGCCGCGTCAGCGGCGAGGCGGCGATGAGCATGAAGCCGCTGGCCATGAGCATGAAGATGACCGCAGAGGACCAGGCCGCCGACGGCCCGGTCGAGATCCGGCTCGTGGGCAAGGCGATGTACATAGGCGGGGGCGCCAAGGCCGCCAAGGAGATGGACGGCAAGAGCTGGATCAAGTTCGACATGTCCGCCCTGGGCGCGGACAAGGAGCTGAACGCGAGCCAGCTGGGAGGCGGACAGGCCGACAAGAACCCGGCCACCGAGTCCACCTTCCTCACCGGTTCCAAGGACGTGAAGAAGGTCGGCACCGAGACCGTCGACGGTGTGAAGACCACGCACTACAAGGGGTCGATCACCCTCGACGAGTACCGCAAGTCGCTCAAGAGCGAGGACAAGGCCACGCGCGAGAAGCGGGAGAAGGCCCTCGACCAGTACGCGAAGATGGGCGTCGACGCGATCACGATGGACATGTGGATCGACGGCGACGACCACACCAAGCAGTTCCGTATGCGCGGGACCGCCGACAAGGGTCCGCTCGACATGACCATCACCTTCCTGGACTACAACAAGCCCGTGACCGTGACCGCTCCGCCGGCCAAGGACACCGTCGACCTCGCCGAGATGATGAAGGACGCCCAGCAGGGCTGA